One genomic segment of Bradyrhizobium prioriisuperbiae includes these proteins:
- a CDS encoding SMP-30/gluconolactonase/LRE family protein, with protein sequence MWQPSPRYPDPAIEILDPRFAKYHIVLSAVERLTTGLRWAEGPVWFGDGRYLLWSDIPNNRMLRWDEETGVTSVFRKPSNFANGNTRDRQGRLITCEHGGRRVTRTEYDGTITVLIDRFDGKRLNSPNDVVVKSDDSIWFTDPPFGILGDYEGYKAEPELPTNVYRLDPATGRVSVVADSIVRPNGICFSPDERRLYVVESGALPKRIRAFDVGSDGISLSNDRVFIDAGPKGSPDGFRCDVDGNLWAGWGTGDGLDGVMIFAPDTTPIGRIALPERCANLCFGGVARNRLFMAASQSLYALYVNTRGAPGG encoded by the coding sequence ATGTGGCAACCCAGCCCTCGTTATCCCGATCCCGCGATTGAAATTCTCGATCCGCGGTTTGCGAAGTATCATATCGTCCTCTCCGCGGTCGAGCGGCTGACGACGGGGCTGCGCTGGGCGGAGGGGCCGGTCTGGTTCGGCGACGGACGTTACCTGCTGTGGAGCGATATTCCCAACAACCGCATGCTGCGCTGGGACGAGGAAACCGGCGTCACCAGCGTGTTTCGCAAGCCGTCCAACTTCGCCAACGGCAATACAAGGGATCGCCAGGGCCGGCTGATCACTTGCGAGCACGGCGGGCGGCGGGTGACGCGGACCGAATACGACGGCACGATCACGGTCCTGATCGATCGTTTCGACGGCAAGCGATTGAACTCGCCGAACGATGTGGTGGTGAAGAGCGACGACAGCATCTGGTTCACCGATCCGCCGTTCGGGATTCTCGGAGACTACGAGGGCTACAAGGCCGAACCCGAACTGCCGACCAACGTCTATCGCCTCGATCCGGCCACCGGTCGGGTCAGCGTCGTCGCCGACAGCATAGTTCGCCCCAACGGCATCTGCTTCTCCCCCGACGAGAGGCGCCTCTATGTGGTCGAGTCCGGCGCCCTGCCTAAGCGTATCCGCGCCTTCGATGTCGGATCCGACGGCATTTCGCTGAGCAACGATCGCGTGTTCATCGACGCAGGGCCTAAGGGATCGCCCGACGGTTTTCGCTGCGATGTCGACGGCAATCTGTGGGCCGGCTGGGGCACCGGAGACGGTCTCGACGGCGTCATGATCTTTGCGCCGGATACCACCCCGATCGGCCGGATCGCGTTGCCCGAGCGCTGCGCCAATCTGTGCTTCGGCGGCGTCGCGCGCAACCGCCTGTTCATGGCGGCGAGCCAGTCGCTCTACGCGCTCTACGTCAACACACGCGGCGCGCCCGGCGGCTGA
- a CDS encoding tyrosine-protein phosphatase, whose translation MQDGPGANERVLPFAGIHNFRDYGDYPTAGGGRVAKGRLYRSAQHQGASPDDLLKVGALGLSTVVDLRGAREREAAPCPRPEGFGARVIFTDEETAGLAPHLQAAREVDGSEGIRGAMCRGYAAMPFRPFLVQVMRDYFAALASDDGPALVHCAAGKDRTGLAVALLHSLLGVHRDDMMADYLLTNVAGHVEARIEAGASVIRSQYGTTLSDDAIRALMMVEPNYLDAAFAGIVERHGSLDGYLRDELAVDAERRDAIRTQLLI comes from the coding sequence ATGCAGGACGGGCCTGGTGCGAACGAGCGGGTCCTGCCGTTCGCCGGGATTCATAATTTTCGCGATTATGGCGATTACCCAACCGCCGGCGGTGGGCGGGTGGCGAAAGGCCGTCTGTACCGGTCCGCGCAGCATCAAGGGGCAAGCCCTGACGATCTGCTGAAGGTCGGCGCGCTCGGTCTTTCGACCGTGGTGGATCTGCGCGGCGCCCGCGAGCGTGAAGCCGCGCCGTGCCCGCGTCCCGAGGGTTTTGGGGCTCGAGTAATCTTCACCGATGAGGAGACCGCCGGGCTCGCGCCGCATCTGCAGGCGGCGCGCGAGGTCGACGGCTCTGAGGGCATTCGGGGGGCAATGTGCCGGGGCTATGCCGCGATGCCGTTCCGGCCGTTTCTGGTGCAGGTGATGCGCGACTATTTTGCGGCGCTGGCGTCCGACGACGGGCCGGCGCTGGTGCATTGCGCCGCCGGCAAGGATCGCACCGGACTTGCGGTGGCGCTGCTGCATTCGCTGCTCGGCGTGCATCGCGACGACATGATGGCCGACTATCTGCTGACCAACGTGGCGGGGCATGTCGAGGCCAGGATCGAGGCCGGTGCCAGCGTCATCCGCAGCCAGTACGGGACGACGCTGAGCGACGACGCCATTCGTGCGCTGATGATGGTTGAGCCGAATTATCTAGACGCCGCATTCGCCGGGATTGTCGAGCGGCACGGCAGTCTCGACGGTTATCTTCGCGACGAACTCGCTGTCGATGCCGAGCGCCGCGATGCGATCAGGACGCAGCTTCTGATCTGA
- a CDS encoding threonine/serine dehydratase, protein MTESLPVTPADIDAAAHVLAPFAVRTPLVSSPALDELTGGKILLKAEVLQRTGSFKFRGAFNKLSSIPVASRGAGVVAFSSGNHAQGVAAAAQLLKMRATIVMPSDAPVSKRERTKGYGADVVLYDRLREDREAIARELAARQGATIVPPYDDPKVIAGQGTTAREFCEDLAARGSTPDIVVAPASGGGLIAGIAVATKARFPDATIITAEPQGFDDHARSFASGERELHRAEGSTICDALMATIPGEITFAINQRLVTRGVTASDAEVGMAVAFVFRELKLVVEPGGAVALAALLAGRIDARGKTVVIVLSGGNVDADMFSRLIG, encoded by the coding sequence ATGACTGAGTCCCTTCCCGTGACGCCCGCCGACATCGATGCGGCCGCCCATGTGCTGGCGCCGTTCGCAGTGCGAACGCCGCTGGTTTCATCTCCCGCGCTCGATGAGCTGACCGGTGGGAAAATCCTGCTGAAGGCCGAGGTGCTGCAGCGGACGGGCTCGTTCAAGTTCCGCGGCGCCTTCAACAAGCTGTCCTCGATCCCCGTGGCGTCGCGCGGGGCCGGCGTGGTGGCGTTTTCCTCCGGCAATCATGCTCAGGGCGTCGCCGCCGCGGCGCAGCTGCTCAAGATGCGCGCAACCATCGTGATGCCGTCCGATGCGCCGGTGTCGAAACGCGAACGCACCAAGGGCTACGGCGCCGACGTCGTGCTTTATGACCGCCTGCGCGAGGATCGCGAGGCGATCGCCCGCGAGCTTGCCGCCAGGCAAGGCGCAACCATTGTGCCGCCCTACGACGATCCCAAGGTCATCGCCGGGCAGGGCACCACCGCGCGCGAATTCTGCGAGGATCTGGCCGCGCGCGGCAGCACGCCCGACATCGTGGTGGCGCCGGCGTCCGGCGGCGGCCTGATCGCCGGCATTGCAGTTGCGACCAAGGCGCGGTTTCCCGACGCCACCATCATCACCGCCGAACCGCAGGGTTTCGACGATCATGCCCGCTCGTTCGCCAGTGGTGAACGCGAGCTGCACCGTGCCGAGGGCAGCACCATCTGCGACGCGCTGATGGCGACGATTCCCGGCGAAATCACCTTCGCCATCAATCAGCGGCTGGTGACGCGCGGCGTCACCGCGTCGGACGCTGAGGTCGGGATGGCGGTTGCGTTCGTGTTTCGCGAGCTCAAGCTTGTGGTCGAGCCGGGCGGCGCGGTGGCGCTGGCGGCGCTGCTTGCGGGACGGATCGATGCCCGCGGCAAGACGGTGGTGATCGTGCTGTCCGGCGGCAATGTCGATGCCGACATGTTTTCGCGGCTGATTGGTTAG
- a CDS encoding MFS transporter: MIGDSQIPVASPDVTKRFALRLAIVYGAVFGLTGISLPYFPVWLKAVGVDVWWIGIITAMPALTRFTVLPFVTGFAERRRVLRQAIVVLAALTSFGFLMVGQFQQPLPILLLFVLTACVWTPIIPMVDGYALKGVRQYGFDYGPVRLWGSAAFVIGALACGLLVDMVSATRVIWVMAAMALIGALTSLRLQPLAAVPVSGPQPRAVMLLRNPGFLAIIFTSALVQGSHATLYSFASIAWQQAGLGGVTVSLLWSLGVVAEIVVFAISPRFTWSPVTLVALGAASATLRWVLTAQQPPLPLLALIQITHGLTFGLTQVGVVGLLLRHVPAQVMASAQGYLVAATGIAMSSATIASGPLYARYGEGAYYGMSAMAFVGAGLILFAGKRYHLSADSVQPQSPASGG, translated from the coding sequence ATGATTGGAGATTCACAAATTCCCGTTGCCTCGCCCGACGTTACGAAGCGATTCGCGCTCCGCCTGGCGATCGTCTACGGCGCCGTGTTCGGACTGACCGGAATCAGCCTGCCGTACTTTCCGGTCTGGCTCAAAGCCGTTGGTGTCGACGTCTGGTGGATCGGGATCATTACCGCGATGCCGGCGCTGACCCGCTTCACGGTGCTGCCGTTCGTCACCGGCTTTGCGGAGCGGCGCCGCGTCCTGCGGCAGGCCATCGTGGTGCTGGCCGCGCTCACCTCATTCGGCTTTCTCATGGTCGGCCAGTTTCAGCAGCCGCTGCCGATCCTGCTGTTGTTTGTCCTGACCGCCTGCGTCTGGACCCCGATCATTCCGATGGTCGACGGCTACGCCCTCAAAGGCGTCCGCCAGTACGGATTCGATTACGGTCCGGTGCGGCTGTGGGGATCGGCGGCCTTTGTGATCGGCGCACTGGCATGCGGCCTGCTCGTCGACATGGTCTCGGCCACCCGGGTGATCTGGGTGATGGCGGCGATGGCGCTGATCGGCGCGTTGACCAGCCTGCGGCTGCAGCCGCTGGCGGCTGTCCCGGTTTCGGGGCCGCAGCCGCGCGCCGTGATGCTGCTGCGCAATCCCGGTTTCCTCGCCATCATCTTCACCTCGGCCCTGGTGCAGGGCAGTCACGCCACGCTCTATTCCTTCGCGTCGATCGCTTGGCAGCAGGCGGGGCTCGGCGGAGTGACCGTGTCGCTGCTGTGGTCGCTCGGCGTGGTCGCCGAGATCGTGGTGTTTGCGATCTCGCCGCGGTTTACCTGGTCGCCGGTGACACTGGTGGCGCTCGGCGCCGCCAGCGCCACGCTGCGCTGGGTGCTGACGGCGCAACAGCCGCCGCTGCCGCTGCTGGCGCTGATCCAGATCACGCACGGACTGACGTTCGGCCTGACCCAGGTCGGCGTCGTCGGCTTATTGCTGCGTCACGTGCCGGCCCAGGTGATGGCCTCGGCGCAGGGCTATCTGGTCGCCGCGACCGGCATCGCCATGAGCAGCGCGACCATTGCGTCGGGCCCGCTGTATGCGCGTTACGGTGAGGGGGCCTATTATGGGATGTCGGCGATGGCGTTTGTCGGTGCCGGTCTGATCCTGTTTGCCGGCAAGCGGTACCACCTGTCGGCGGATAGCGTTCAGCCCCAGAGCCCGGCGTCGGGCGGATAG
- the dgcA gene encoding N-acetyl-D-Glu racemase DgcA — MTSTLPRNLLARIERWPIAGSFTISRGAKTEAVVVVAKVSAGNLTGRGECTPYARYGETPESTLNAIEAMVEPLRSGLDRAGLQTAMPASAARNALDCAMLDLEAKTAGRRIWDLLGRPAPAPCTTAYTLSLGTPEAMAEAAARAAHRPLLKVKLGGDGDGARIAAVRTAAPRSELIVDANEAWTSANLEHNLNACAQVGVTLVEQPLPAGHDDALARIQRPIPVCADESVHARASLAALRDRYDAVNIKLDKTGGLTEALAMADEARALGFDIMVGCMVATSLAMAPAMLIAQQARLVDLDGPLLLSADRDGGLHYDGSTVYPPDAGLWG; from the coding sequence ATGACTTCCACCCTACCCCGGAACCTTCTGGCCCGAATCGAGCGCTGGCCGATCGCGGGCAGCTTCACCATCAGCCGCGGCGCCAAGACCGAGGCGGTGGTGGTGGTCGCGAAGGTGTCCGCGGGCAACCTCACCGGCCGCGGCGAATGCACCCCCTACGCCCGCTATGGGGAAACACCTGAGAGCACGCTCAACGCCATCGAGGCCATGGTGGAGCCGCTGCGCAGCGGGCTCGACAGGGCAGGCCTGCAGACCGCGATGCCGGCGAGCGCAGCCCGCAACGCGCTGGATTGCGCCATGCTCGATCTGGAAGCCAAAACAGCCGGCCGGCGGATCTGGGATCTGCTGGGCCGCCCCGCGCCCGCACCATGCACCACGGCTTACACTCTCTCGCTGGGCACCCCCGAGGCCATGGCGGAGGCGGCGGCACGCGCCGCGCACCGGCCGCTGCTCAAGGTCAAATTGGGCGGCGACGGCGATGGCGCGCGGATCGCGGCGGTGCGCACTGCGGCGCCTCGCTCCGAGCTGATCGTCGACGCCAACGAGGCCTGGACATCAGCCAATCTGGAACACAACCTCAACGCCTGCGCCCAGGTCGGCGTCACCCTGGTGGAGCAGCCGCTGCCCGCCGGCCATGACGACGCGCTGGCGCGGATTCAGCGACCGATCCCGGTCTGCGCCGACGAAAGTGTCCATGCCCGCGCCTCGCTGGCGGCACTGCGCGACCGCTACGACGCCGTGAACATCAAGCTCGACAAGACCGGCGGCCTGACCGAGGCGCTGGCGATGGCCGACGAGGCCCGCGCGCTCGGCTTCGACATCATGGTCGGCTGCATGGTGGCCACTTCGCTGGCCATGGCGCCGGCCATGCTGATTGCGCAGCAGGCGCGCCTGGTCGATCTCGACGGACCGCTACTGCTGTCAGCCGACCGCGATGGCGGGCTGCATTACGATGGTTCGACGGTCTATCCGCCCGACGCCGGGCTCTGGGGCTGA
- a CDS encoding glycosyltransferase family 1 protein, translated as MRILIATDAWHPQVNGVVRTLTMMADAARKLGADVSFLTPQSFRTFALPSYPDLRVALPNPMQIARLIAEARPDNIHVATEGPIGFLVRRYCRKHGIPFTTSFHTRFPEYVSARFPIPESWVWVALRRFHARSGAVMAATPALAGELRSRGFRNVALWPRGVDAELFHPREADLGLPRPVFLSVGRVAVEKNLEAFLALDLPGTKVVVGDGPAKAALQKQYPEAVFLGARHGEALAEAYAAADVFVFPSRTDTFGLVLLEALASGVPVAAFPVSGPRDVIGHAPVGALDEDLQQACLAAVSLSRSACREFALKLTWEACARAFIDNVVRVRAEHEGEAALVSPGPHLAA; from the coding sequence ATGCGTATCCTGATCGCAACCGACGCCTGGCACCCGCAAGTCAACGGCGTGGTGCGCACGCTGACCATGATGGCGGATGCGGCGCGCAAGCTCGGCGCCGACGTCAGTTTCCTGACGCCGCAATCGTTTCGGACCTTTGCGCTGCCGAGCTATCCGGACCTGCGGGTCGCGCTGCCCAATCCGATGCAGATCGCCCGCCTGATCGCCGAAGCCAGGCCCGACAATATCCATGTCGCCACCGAAGGGCCGATCGGGTTCCTGGTCCGGCGTTACTGCCGCAAGCACGGCATTCCCTTCACCACCAGCTTTCACACCCGCTTTCCGGAATACGTCTCGGCGCGGTTTCCGATCCCGGAATCCTGGGTGTGGGTGGCGCTGCGGCGTTTCCATGCGCGCAGCGGCGCGGTGATGGCGGCGACGCCGGCGCTTGCCGGTGAATTGCGTTCTCGCGGTTTCCGCAATGTGGCGCTGTGGCCGCGCGGTGTCGATGCCGAGCTGTTTCATCCGCGCGAGGCCGATCTCGGTCTGCCGCGGCCGGTGTTCCTGTCGGTCGGCCGCGTTGCGGTGGAAAAGAATCTCGAGGCCTTCCTGGCGCTCGATCTGCCCGGCACCAAGGTCGTCGTCGGCGACGGCCCGGCCAAAGCCGCGCTGCAGAAGCAATATCCGGAAGCGGTCTTTCTGGGCGCCCGCCATGGCGAAGCACTGGCGGAGGCCTACGCGGCCGCCGATGTGTTCGTGTTTCCAAGCCGGACCGATACGTTCGGGCTGGTGCTGCTGGAAGCGCTGGCCAGCGGCGTGCCGGTCGCGGCCTTTCCGGTGTCGGGGCCGCGCGACGTGATCGGCCATGCCCCGGTGGGCGCGCTGGACGAGGATCTGCAGCAGGCTTGTCTCGCGGCAGTGTCGCTGTCGCGGAGCGCGTGCCGGGAGTTCGCGCTGAAGCTGACCTGGGAAGCCTGCGCCCGCGCCTTCATCGACAATGTGGTGCGGGTGCGCGCCGAACATGAGGGTGAGGCGGCTCTGGTTTCGCCGGGGCCGCATCTCGCGGCCTGA